A DNA window from Tenuifilaceae bacterium CYCD contains the following coding sequences:
- a CDS encoding enoyl-[acyl-carrier-protein] reductase [NADH], translating into MFELIEQTIFVLVYLSLSNLNLNMAYNLLKGKKGLIFGALNEMSIAWKVAERAYEEGAEIVLSNTAVAMRLGNVSELAEKCNTIVIPADATNVSDLENLVKQTMERFGGKIDFVLHSIGMSPNVRKGRTYDDLDYDFLQKTLDISSISFHKVLQTCWKMDAIAHGGSVVALSYIAAQRTLYGYNDMADAKALLESIARSFGYIYGRERGVRINTISQSPTETTAGGGVMGFDALLDFSNRMSPLGNADASDCADSCIMMFSDLSRKITMQNIFNDGGFSSMGMSNKAMAIYNRNLEECKDCK; encoded by the coding sequence TTGTTTGAACTGATTGAACAAACTATCTTTGTACTTGTTTATTTAAGTCTATCTAACCTAAATTTAAATATGGCTTACAATTTATTGAAAGGTAAGAAGGGTTTGATTTTTGGAGCCCTAAATGAAATGTCAATTGCATGGAAAGTGGCAGAAAGAGCCTACGAGGAGGGAGCTGAGATTGTGCTATCCAACACGGCTGTTGCCATGCGATTGGGAAATGTATCGGAACTAGCCGAGAAGTGCAATACCATAGTAATTCCCGCAGATGCTACTAACGTGAGCGATTTGGAAAATCTAGTAAAGCAAACAATGGAGCGTTTTGGTGGGAAAATTGATTTTGTTTTGCACTCAATAGGTATGTCACCAAATGTTCGTAAAGGGAGAACATACGACGATTTGGACTACGATTTTCTGCAGAAAACCCTTGATATTTCATCAATATCGTTTCATAAAGTACTGCAAACATGCTGGAAAATGGATGCAATAGCTCATGGTGGTTCTGTAGTGGCTTTGTCCTATATTGCTGCTCAGCGTACGCTTTATGGCTATAACGACATGGCCGATGCAAAAGCATTGCTGGAATCAATTGCCCGCAGTTTTGGATATATTTATGGGCGTGAGCGTGGTGTCCGCATAAATACAATTTCACAATCACCAACCGAGACAACCGCAGGGGGAGGAGTTATGGGGTTCGATGCCCTGTTGGATTTTTCAAATCGAATGTCTCCGCTAGGTAATGCTGACGCTTCTGATTGTGCCGACTCTTGTATAATGATGTTTAGTGATTTATCGCGAAAAATTACAATGCAGAATATCTTTAATGATGGAGGATTCTCAAGTATGGGTATGAGTAATAAGGCAATGGCAATTTACAATAGGAATCTTGAGGAGTGCAAGGATTGTAAATAG
- a CDS encoding RNA polymerase sigma factor RpoD: MRQLKITKSITNRESASLDKYLQEIGKEDLITVEEEVELAQRIRKGDQAALEKLTRANLRFVVSVAKQYQNQGLSLPDLINEGNLGLIKAAEKFDETRGFKFISYAVWWIRQSILQALAEQSRIVRLPLNQVGSLNKINKAFSKFEQEFERTPSPEELATLLELPKEKVNDTLRVSGRHVSVDAPFVDGEDNSLLDVLINNDSPNADRGLINESLSREIERSLATLTERERDIVKLFFGIGCQEMTLEEIGEKFGLTRERVRQIKEKAIRRLRHTSRSKLLKSYLG; encoded by the coding sequence ATGAGACAGCTAAAAATCACAAAATCAATCACTAACAGAGAGAGCGCTTCGCTTGATAAGTATTTACAAGAAATTGGAAAGGAAGATCTTATTACAGTCGAAGAGGAAGTAGAATTAGCGCAACGTATTAGAAAAGGGGATCAAGCTGCATTAGAAAAACTTACTAGGGCAAACCTCCGCTTCGTTGTATCGGTAGCTAAACAATATCAAAATCAAGGATTAAGCCTGCCAGACCTTATCAACGAAGGCAATCTTGGCCTTATTAAAGCTGCGGAGAAGTTTGATGAAACTCGTGGTTTTAAATTCATCTCATATGCCGTATGGTGGATTCGTCAATCAATCCTTCAAGCTTTAGCTGAACAGTCTAGGATTGTACGTTTACCTTTGAATCAGGTTGGTTCCTTAAATAAAATCAACAAGGCTTTTTCGAAGTTTGAGCAAGAGTTTGAACGCACCCCATCGCCTGAAGAATTGGCAACATTACTTGAACTCCCAAAAGAAAAAGTAAACGATACACTTCGCGTTAGCGGTCGTCATGTTTCTGTTGATGCTCCTTTTGTTGACGGCGAGGACAACAGCTTGCTGGATGTGCTTATCAACAACGATTCTCCAAATGCAGACCGTGGCTTAATAAACGAATCGTTAAGCCGGGAGATTGAACGCTCACTAGCAACGCTTACTGAAAGAGAACGCGATATAGTTAAGCTCTTCTTTGGAATTGGCTGTCAGGAAATGACCCTTGAGGAAATTGGTGAGAAGTTCGGGCTAACACGTGAGAGGGTTCGCCAAATCAAAGAAAAAGCAATTAGAAGATTGCGTCACACCTCAAGAAGTAAATTATTAAAATCATACTTAGGATAA
- a CDS encoding serine protease — protein sequence MKGQKFIIPLTSAILGGFVAIALSNHIFSSSTEPVPSNNKVENVYLTKAFAGDSNSTDFTAAAERTVDAVVHVKTSYTVSNDYTFGNPFFDLFFGPQQYSKPQPVMTSGSGVILTRDGFIVTNNHVIDNAETIEVVLNDKRTFKAKLVGRDPSTDIALLKIDANDLPFIPFGNSDDVKVGEWVLAIGNPFNLTSTVTAGIISAKARNIQILDEQYAIESFIQTDAAVNPGNSGGALVNLKGELIGINTAIASKTGSYAGYSFAIPSSIAKKIVSDLIEFGEVQRAILGVGINELTEKIATDNGINEIKGVYISEVYDKGAAMQAGIKKGDVILSINGIDVNSVSQLQEQISKYRPNQQVDIIVNRDNSKKHFTVTLTNLKGGLDYFNSSETLNKLGAKFSEITDKQKMELGINNGVQVTELNDGVLKDGGIKKGYIITRINRVAVKNMDDLKRIVGISSGAVLVEGVYPNGTIVAYAITLDQK from the coding sequence ATGAAAGGTCAAAAATTCATCATTCCGTTAACATCTGCCATTTTGGGAGGATTTGTAGCTATTGCTTTGAGCAATCATATTTTTAGTAGTTCTACCGAACCTGTTCCTAGCAACAATAAGGTTGAGAACGTTTATCTCACCAAAGCCTTTGCAGGAGATTCTAATTCAACGGATTTCACTGCTGCTGCAGAACGAACTGTAGATGCAGTAGTTCACGTAAAAACGTCGTACACCGTAAGTAACGATTACACATTTGGAAATCCATTTTTCGATCTTTTTTTTGGTCCACAACAGTACAGTAAACCCCAACCTGTAATGACTTCTGGTTCTGGAGTTATTCTAACACGCGATGGCTTCATTGTAACAAACAATCATGTTATTGATAATGCTGAAACCATTGAAGTGGTACTTAACGATAAACGTACATTTAAGGCTAAACTGGTTGGCCGCGATCCCAGCACTGACATTGCCTTGCTAAAAATCGATGCCAACGATCTACCTTTCATTCCATTTGGCAATTCCGATGATGTTAAGGTTGGGGAATGGGTTCTTGCCATTGGAAACCCATTCAACTTAACCTCAACGGTTACTGCGGGAATAATTAGCGCAAAAGCTCGCAACATTCAAATACTTGATGAACAGTATGCAATAGAATCATTCATTCAAACTGATGCTGCCGTAAATCCAGGGAATAGCGGTGGTGCTTTGGTCAACCTAAAAGGGGAACTAATAGGTATAAATACTGCCATTGCGTCCAAAACCGGATCGTATGCTGGTTACTCATTTGCAATACCCTCCTCCATCGCAAAAAAAATTGTTTCCGATTTAATTGAATTTGGTGAAGTGCAAAGAGCAATTCTTGGCGTTGGTATAAACGAACTAACCGAAAAAATTGCAACAGATAATGGGATTAACGAAATCAAAGGTGTATATATATCTGAGGTATACGATAAAGGGGCAGCAATGCAAGCCGGAATCAAGAAAGGAGATGTCATTCTTTCAATAAATGGAATCGATGTAAATAGTGTTTCACAGTTACAAGAACAAATTAGCAAGTATAGGCCAAATCAACAGGTTGATATTATTGTAAATAGAGACAATAGTAAGAAACATTTCACAGTAACGCTTACTAACCTAAAAGGAGGACTCGATTACTTTAACTCAAGCGAAACACTTAATAAACTTGGCGCAAAGTTCTCTGAAATCACCGATAAACAAAAAATGGAATTAGGGATTAACAATGGTGTTCAAGTAACGGAACTAAATGATGGCGTTTTGAAAGATGGCGGAATTAAAAAAGGCTATATAATAACCCGAATCAACCGAGTTGCAGTAAAAAACATGGATGATTTGAAACGAATTGTTGGCATTTCGTCAGGAGCAGTGCTTGTTGAAGGTGTATATCCAAATGGAACAATAGTAGCCTACGCTATTACTTTAGATCAAAAGTAA
- the dapF gene encoding diaminopimelate epimerase has product MQLSFSKYQGAGNDFIIIDNRENAFPVSYELIHKLCDRHFGIGADGLMLLSNSSEGNFLMRYFNSDGNESTMCGNGGRCIAHFANRIGVSSPTTSFLGIDGMHYAELVEQNYVRLKMKDIDNIEMIDDNYFIDSGSPHFVSFVRDVDSIDVNREGKLIRQSINVNNGGTNVNFVQVIAEDTLKIRTFERGVEAETLACGTGAVASSIAYNLYFETEGLSIKLFAPGGELKVNFTKEDTNTFKNIWLEGPANHVFDGKIDISLFQ; this is encoded by the coding sequence ATGCAACTCTCATTCTCAAAATATCAAGGCGCTGGTAACGATTTCATCATCATTGATAATCGCGAAAACGCATTTCCGGTATCTTATGAATTAATACATAAACTTTGCGACAGACACTTTGGCATTGGGGCCGATGGACTTATGCTGTTAAGCAATTCCTCGGAGGGCAATTTTTTAATGCGTTACTTCAATTCTGATGGGAATGAATCTACTATGTGCGGCAATGGCGGTCGGTGCATTGCTCATTTCGCAAATAGAATAGGTGTTTCAAGCCCCACAACCTCGTTTTTGGGTATTGACGGAATGCATTATGCTGAATTGGTTGAGCAAAACTATGTTCGACTAAAAATGAAAGACATTGATAACATTGAAATGATAGACGACAACTACTTTATAGATTCAGGATCGCCTCATTTCGTAAGTTTTGTACGCGACGTGGATAGTATCGATGTGAATAGGGAAGGAAAGCTTATCCGGCAATCAATTAATGTTAACAATGGAGGAACAAACGTCAATTTTGTTCAAGTTATAGCAGAAGATACCCTTAAAATTAGAACTTTTGAAAGAGGTGTAGAAGCTGAAACGCTTGCGTGCGGCACGGGTGCTGTAGCATCGAGCATTGCCTATAATTTGTACTTCGAAACTGAAGGGCTGTCAATAAAGCTCTTTGCCCCTGGAGGCGAACTTAAAGTCAACTTTACAAAAGAAGATACAAACACATTTAAAAATATCTGGTTGGAAGGACCTGCCAACCATGTTTTCGACGGGAAAATAGATATTTCTTTATTTCAATAG
- a CDS encoding hypothetical protein (frameshifted, insertion/deletion at around 2572802), with protein sequence MDNKAFGKILEERTKIFAISTIRLSSKLPFTTESKVIRNQLTKSSSSIGANYREANRSRSKADIYNKLKSVKANVMKLGIGSK encoded by the coding sequence ATGGACAATAAGGCGTTTGGGAAAATTTTAGAAGAACGAACAAAAATATTTGCTATTTCAACGATTAGATTATCTTCTAAATTACCATTCACTACCGAATCCAAAGTAATTCGAAACCAACTAACAAAATCATCGTCAAGCATTGGTGCCAACTATAGAGAAGCAAATAGGTCAAGAAGTAAGGCCGACATTTACAACAAATTAAAATCTGTGAAAGCGAATGTAATGAAACTGGGTATTGGCTCGAAATAA